The following proteins are co-located in the Eleginops maclovinus isolate JMC-PN-2008 ecotype Puerto Natales chromosome 1, JC_Emac_rtc_rv5, whole genome shotgun sequence genome:
- the LOC134870147 gene encoding amphoterin-induced protein 3 has translation MTSRLYPGPLLLLLLCLLHGSEGICPPMCICVSDTAGCSSCGLTKLPQSLPTFSVILDLSHNYLSWLRVGSFKKMPRLEKLLLTHNELVSLEEGVFTNVSSLRYLDLSSNKLHVVEQHYFQGLWKLEELILFNNKITQLEVGMLNGLSSLKKAYFSLNQITYFPFFSITDHSHPFLTMLDLSSNRLSRLPWVDVKALPMLVQRGLYLHNNSLICDCTMYSVFWHWDLRGFETLRDFTEEHICTIYGNTRSFVRFLRQSRFFRNCTVEKPMSLPVTVFLSKLTVTEGEMVRLDCETSLSGTDLSFTWLTPSKGYITQTSINDTLVSLFPNGTLDIQATKVNDTGLYVCSAQDMKRALNATREVNVTVVLPQTESFNTGYTTLLACMVSMLCIFMYLYLTPCRCSCCTQPGPHSVFSSTRRSHRRSQSSKRVAFMEPMLSEERIEWPPKS, from the coding sequence ATGACCTCCAGACTGTATCCAggccctctgctgctgctgctgctctgtctgCTTCACGGCTCTGAGGGAATATGTCCGCCCATGTGCATCTGTGTATCTGACACAGCGGGCTGCAGCTCCTGTGGTCTGACCAAGCTACCCCAGTCCCTGCCGACCTTCTCCGTCATCCTCGACCTCAGCCACAACTATCTGTCCTGGCTGCGTGTGGGCAGTTTCAAAAAGATGCCCAGATTGGAAAAACTCCTATTGACCCACAATGAGCTTGTCTCCCTAGAAGAGGGTGTGTTTACAAATGTCTCCAGCCTCAGGTACCTTGACCTGTCCTCCAACAAGCTGCATGTGGTGGAGCAACACTACTTCCAGGGGCTGTGGAAGCTTGAGGAGCTCATTCTCTTCAATAATAAGATCACACAGTTGGAGGTTGGGATGTTGAACGGCCTGAGCAGTTTAAAAAAGGCCTACTTCAGCCTGAACCAGATCACATACTTCCCTTTCTTCTCCATCACAGACCATAGTCACCCTTTCCTGACAATGCTGGATCTCTCATCCAACCGTTTGAGTCGTCTGCCATGGGTTGATGTGAAAGCTTTGCCCATGCTGGTGCAGCGGGGGCTGTATCTCCACAACAACTCTCTGATCTGTGACTGCACCATGTACAGCGTTTTCTGGCATTGGGATCTGAGGGGCTTTGAAACGCTGAGGGACTTTACGGAGGAGCACATTTGCACCATCTATGGGAACACACGATCGTTCGTGCGGTTCCTGCGACAATCCCGCTTCTTCCGCAACTGCACTGTGGAAAAACCCATGTCACTGCCAGTGACTGTGTTCCTGTCTAAGCTGACGGTAACAGAGGGAGAAATGGTGCGTCTAGACTGCGAAACATCCCTGAGTGGCACAGACCTTTCATTTACATGGCTAACCCCCAGCAAGGGGTACATAACCCAGACGAGCATAAATGACACTCTAGTTAGCTTGTTTCCCAACGGTACCTTGGATATTCAAGCAACCAAGGTCAATGACACGGGTTTGTACGTGTGCTCAGCTCAGGATATGAAACGTGCACTGAATGCGACCCGGGAGGTGAATGTTACGGTAGTGTTACCACAAACCGAATCATTCAACACAGGCTACACAACCTTGCTAGCCTGTATGGTGTCCATGTTGTGCATCTTCATGTACCTCTACCTGACTCCGTGtcgctgcagctgctgcacacagCCGGGACCTCATTCTGTTTTCTCCAGCACCAGAAGGAGCCATCGTAGATCCCAAAGCAGCAAGCGTGTAGCATTCATGGAGCCAATGTTAAGTGAAGAAAGAATAGAATGGCCACCTAAAAGTTAA